In Pseudophaeobacter arcticus DSM 23566, a single window of DNA contains:
- a CDS encoding sulfotransferase: protein MPLNSHRYIFIITYARSGSTLLMSLLNHCDGVCIRGENRATLYHLYRASEGLRDTFRRGQSGRQEARDRPWFGAHAVRPARFRRQLLAAFVSEVLAPPPGTKVTGCKEIRHHHPFRDDADFAAYIAFLLDNFPAAQIVFNCRNLEAVSQSAWLKSRPYAQVETMVKTCERRFKAALARHPEQCFWVDYDACIARPQRYAALFAFLKLPYAADQIDQVLRKPLDHQPQK from the coding sequence ATGCCCCTGAACAGCCATCGCTATATCTTCATCATCACCTATGCCCGCTCGGGCTCAACCCTGTTGATGAGCCTGCTGAACCACTGCGATGGCGTCTGCATCCGGGGGGAAAACCGGGCCACGCTCTATCATCTCTACCGCGCCAGCGAAGGCCTGCGCGATACCTTCCGGCGCGGCCAAAGCGGCAGGCAGGAGGCCCGGGACCGGCCCTGGTTTGGCGCCCATGCGGTGCGCCCCGCCCGGTTTCGCCGCCAGCTGCTGGCCGCTTTTGTCTCTGAGGTGCTGGCCCCGCCACCCGGAACCAAGGTCACCGGCTGCAAGGAAATCCGCCATCATCATCCCTTTCGCGATGACGCGGATTTTGCCGCCTATATCGCCTTCCTGCTGGACAATTTCCCCGCCGCCCAGATTGTCTTTAACTGCCGCAATCTGGAGGCGGTCAGCCAGTCTGCCTGGCTGAAAAGCCGCCCCTACGCGCAGGTCGAAACCATGGTCAAAACCTGTGAGCGTCGCTTCAAGGCCGCACTGGCGCGCCATCCGGAGCAGTGTTTCTGGGTGGATTACGACGCCTGCATCGCCCGGCCCCAGCGCTACGCCGCGCTGTTTGCCTTTCTCAAGCTGCCCTATGCCGCCGACCAGATCGACCAGGTGCTGCGCAAACCCCTGGACCACCAGCCACAAAAATGA
- a CDS encoding glycosyltransferase translates to MKFWISPSAEGAPQPGSQRGRQTAGQSDGQNAGAGALQVEHLRGFGQEVEILHGEGEAPTGALRPQVQDLRQIYELFLASRVLPKQGTCLDIGAGAGWFALPFAAAFPGWRVLCLEADAARYQALEATIRRSELKNISCFHGGFHPLAAPVSVPAEAADQALNWQKTGVYPPAPLAQALQRAAPVPFCALPGLEDRLAPAGAALGGRSHSSPGFDPALLTALAPDLLRLEAPGVERDLAAALRRAPTSFVTGRLFCHVPSAELIPQGQGQAQGQGSDEAPCRRQIYLPYGPHVLRRDYEDTLPGRRAGLDVVVALYNGRDFIAECLDSLLAQDSPEIRLLVVDDGSTDGSGDLVASRYGEHPRLTLLQKPNGGCASARNYGRAHSNASHIAFVDADDRVDPALFAQLLELARYGGFNITEGEFLLFETAEQGAEGGAEQRQPSYETARFATGPSHRLGEIAYCLRPSLEMMQGQPTIWRRIYRRDFLDHREIRFPEHVRAFDDQIFQLLCAQHGGEMAHVFGVSYHYRQHSGQDIKQGDSRHFYSFNMYRQVFLRAEREAWPDILPVVESLLNTMTWSYAGLREDLKESYQQAAVAFLVMLAKGFGPWLLQAVSLERVGIEGLGFLVARHLHDSAHQPVDYGMLHMEDWRWQPEFIEMQHALCGEGANPA, encoded by the coding sequence ATGAAATTCTGGATATCCCCTTCGGCGGAGGGGGCGCCGCAGCCCGGCTCACAACGGGGGCGGCAAACCGCCGGGCAGAGCGATGGGCAAAATGCGGGGGCCGGGGCATTGCAGGTGGAGCATCTGCGCGGCTTTGGCCAGGAGGTCGAGATCCTGCACGGCGAGGGGGAGGCGCCAACCGGTGCGCTGCGCCCGCAGGTGCAGGATCTGCGCCAGATCTATGAGCTGTTCCTGGCCTCGCGGGTGCTGCCAAAACAGGGAACCTGTCTGGACATTGGCGCCGGGGCGGGCTGGTTTGCCCTGCCCTTTGCCGCCGCCTTTCCCGGCTGGCGGGTGCTGTGCCTAGAGGCCGATGCGGCGCGTTATCAGGCGCTGGAGGCAACAATCAGGCGCAGTGAATTAAAAAACATCAGCTGCTTTCACGGCGGCTTTCACCCCTTGGCCGCGCCGGTCTCTGTTCCGGCAGAGGCGGCAGATCAGGCTCTAAATTGGCAAAAAACCGGCGTCTACCCGCCCGCCCCCCTGGCACAAGCCCTGCAACGGGCCGCGCCGGTGCCGTTTTGCGCCCTGCCGGGGCTGGAGGACCGTCTGGCGCCGGCAGGGGCTGCGCTGGGGGGCAGGTCCCACAGCAGCCCGGGCTTTGATCCGGCGCTGTTGACCGCCCTGGCCCCGGATCTGCTCCGGCTGGAGGCGCCGGGGGTGGAGCGGGACCTGGCCGCAGCGCTGCGGCGGGCGCCGACCAGCTTTGTGACGGGTCGGTTGTTTTGCCATGTTCCCAGCGCCGAGCTGATCCCTCAGGGACAGGGACAGGCGCAGGGGCAGGGATCGGATGAGGCGCCCTGTCGCCGCCAGATCTACCTGCCCTATGGGCCCCATGTGCTGCGGCGCGACTATGAAGACACTCTGCCAGGGCGCCGTGCCGGGCTGGACGTGGTGGTGGCGCTGTATAATGGCCGTGATTTCATCGCGGAGTGTCTCGACAGTTTGCTGGCGCAGGATAGCCCCGAAATCCGGCTGCTGGTGGTGGATGATGGCTCCACCGATGGCAGTGGCGATCTGGTGGCCTCCCGCTACGGGGAGCATCCGCGGCTGACCCTGCTGCAAAAACCCAATGGTGGCTGCGCCTCGGCGCGCAACTATGGCCGCGCCCATTCCAATGCCAGCCATATTGCCTTTGTCGATGCCGATGACCGGGTGGATCCAGCGCTGTTTGCGCAGCTGCTGGAGCTGGCCCGCTATGGCGGGTTTAATATCACCGAGGGGGAGTTTTTGCTGTTTGAAACGGCGGAGCAGGGGGCAGAAGGCGGGGCTGAACAGCGCCAGCCCAGCTACGAGACGGCGCGCTTTGCCACCGGGCCAAGCCACCGGCTGGGAGAGATCGCCTATTGCCTGCGCCCCAGTCTGGAGATGATGCAGGGGCAGCCGACCATCTGGCGGCGCATCTACCGGCGCGATTTTCTGGATCACCGGGAGATCCGCTTTCCCGAACATGTGCGCGCCTTTGACGACCAGATTTTCCAGCTGCTCTGTGCCCAGCATGGCGGCGAAATGGCCCATGTCTTTGGGGTGAGCTATCACTATCGCCAGCACAGCGGCCAGGACATCAAACAGGGCGACAGCCGCCATTTCTACAGTTTCAACATGTACCGGCAGGTGTTTTTGCGGGCCGAGCGCGAGGCCTGGCCGGATATCCTGCCGGTGGTTGAATCGCTGCTCAACACCATGACCTGGTCCTATGCCGGCCTGCGGGAGGATCTGAAAGAGAGCTACCAGCAGGCGGCGGTTGCCTTTCTGGTGATGCTGGCCAAGGGCTTTGGTCCCTGGCTGCTGCAGGCGGTGTCATTGGAGCGGGTGGGCATCGAGGGGCTGGGGTTTCTGGTGGCGCGGCACCTACATGACAGCGCTCATCAGCCGGTGGATTATGGCATGCTGCATATGGAGGACTGGCGCTGGCAGCCGGAATTCATCGAGATGCAGCACGCGCTCTGTGGGGAAGGGGCAAACCCTGCCTGA